CCAATCTGCCATACCTGCCATCACCATCTTGACAGTTTGAAGCGTTATCAGAATATTTGCGGCTACCACATTCGGAAAGACTCAGTTTCTGTGCACGAATGTGGATTCATAGTAAAGAGAAACGaagagactcaccttgaaaaCCATATCTATCCTTACACTCATCACCAGTCATCTCTTTTGTTATTTTATATCTTTCAGGTAAGATATTATATAACCTTTCTACAGTTTGTAAAACTTCTTCTGGACCAGGATCAGAacttctaccttctcttcgaATTGAAAATAACATTGCGATTTGATTATCACCATCATACGATTGATGTCTTTGTCTCATTTGACATACGGCATGTTCCAATATCCTATATAAACTAGTGACGAAATTCCATCCACTCCAAAATGTATGTGATGGATCATTTGATATGACCACTTTATCTTCGGTGATATAATCGTCATTCCTAACTTCCGCAGGATAAAGTACAGTTGATTGTGCTTCTCTATGTCTGATTATGCCGCCAAAAGTAGTCGCTATATAAACATCATTCTGATATCCAGACCAGAACTATTCCCCATCACCGTCAGATGACTAACGATAAAAGGCGATCTCATCAATAAACTCActaatctccttctttcttgaatttcaatttgatttAAATTCATCGACCATCTAGATTCGTTTTGAAACCCAtctaaagaagataaagtaCAGTAATCACCCATATGTACACTCGCTCTTTGTATATCACCGTATTGCAAACAGCATGTCGATAATATGTATTTTGACCTTTTATAATCGAATTCACCAGCTTTGGTTAAATCTAATGGGAAACTTGATACAGCAGATTGATAAAATATCTCCGATTCTATAtgtttttcattttctttcgACGAATTGTTTTTGGATGGAGTGGAAGGATTTATCGGTATGGGCGGCGCACCATCTCTTAACCTTGCAGAAGATAATGCACATACTGACATTGTCACACAATGGAATGAACGTGATCGCTCATACAATCGTCCTTTGATAGCGGATGTGAATGTTGGCCAATGAAAAAATGGTTGTCTATTTTTGTTCCTTCCAGATCAGTCCTTCTGAACAGGAAACATCAATAAAGGTAGACTCACAATGGATATACAATACGATAATACGCATCTATCAGTAATTGAATTTGTTCATGACTTGCTATTTCATGATATGTCCaattctcatctttgactaGAGGTGATATAGGTACAGATTCACTtctggaagatgaagctcTTTGATTTTCACGATGACCATTACTGTGTGATTTGGTAGCGGGCTATCATCGACATGTGACATTCAATCAGGTTAACAGCCAGACGAGCTTTGGATCACTCACCCCTCGACGTTTGATGGGTCTTTCATATGTACACTCTGACCCAAATGCAGAACATGGTCCACATACATCGGGTGTCGGTCCGGCTGAACACTGCAAGACAGTTCTTTCCATGTAAGTACCAAGTACACAAGAGCGACCACTATGAGGTAGAGGCCCACTCACTTTCGTACCTCCTTTGTGACACCTATCACAAGCTCTCTAGTGTGTTTGTGATCAGCAATATGTTTTTTTTTTATAGCAATAACGAGGGTTGACCGGAGTACTCACCGTTATCCTCCTCTTTTTAGATGGCAATGGAGGTGTTGTAGATTCCCTCATTGAACTTGCAGAGCTGAATTTACGCTTATCTTCATTGGTGTCGTAACCTCCCATCTTGACTTGCTGTTTGATCATGAAGAATATCTTTCTCATTATCGTTTCTCTTGTTGTCGGCTGCATGATATCTAAAGCTTCTCACAAAAGGGGGTATTTTAACAGTTCAACAGGTGACTGAAAACCACGTGGGAAGATGTTATCAAGCGGCAAAAAAAAGTTACAAAACGCTTGAAAATGTGAATGTGGTCAAGAATCATTTGCACATATATCCAGTAACTCAtaaatcaagatcaaactcatAACGCGAATCAGAGAAAGCCAACATGTCCTGCGGAGAGATACCAGACGGTTTAGCGaatgctgaagaagcagaagctgtCATGCCTCGTAAGTGAATACTCGACGTGAGATCATTCAGTCCAAAATGACGATTTGACATTTTTCGTCCAAAATTATAAAGGGCGAAGACAGATTCGAAGAATCGATAAATCATTATGTCAAAGATGTAAAACAGCTAAATCAATGTATCTGATACGAAATGTGACATATTGCAAGTGAGTAGAGCCGATCAGTCGcctgtcttcttcatcgtatATATGTATACGGGATATGATCTGATTATCATTCCATGTGCCCGTTTTAGAGCATGTTTTCAACATAACGTATTTACAAGATTTATGAAAACGTTACATCCACCTCTGAAACCATCCACCACATCCGATGGTGGTACCAATGCCAAATCCAAACAAACTCAAGGAGGGTTAAGACCACCTAAACAGATCGGATCCAGTTTGATTGGATTATCAGGTGGTTCAAGTTCTTTAACCATGTTAGATCTATTAATATCAAAACAATACATAGGTGACGATAACGACAGGATAATAGATAAaacaaaaggtgaaaaagaacCTATTTGGAATAAAGGGTTTGTCATTTATGTTGAATTTGACCATATTCTCAATAACCAATTGCATGGATCTACCACCCCTGGGAATCAAGACGAGTCACTATTGACTTcgagattggaagaaattgaaaattgGGTAAAAGAGCAAAATCACAACTTGACTTTTATTGGATTGAATGCGGAAGATGTGTTTGATCCGAATTTGAAGAAACGTATTAAAGCTCTTGTAGGTATTCAAGAAGGAAACGAGGATACCCAATCGGCCGAAGGAATTTCTGTCGACCTGAAGAATCCTGGTGAGTCCTCCATTCTTTGATAACCAAGCTAAACGTGACAATACAGATCTACCTCTATTCCcaatcccttcttcatccacatccacgACAACTCCACTTGACCAACTTCGATCTTTACTTGCATCTTTACCGGCACCTTCTCgaccttctctcctctccAGTATCCTCACCTCTCTCATAACCATCACATCTCAGACAATCCCCAATATATCACATATATTACTAGGTGAAACATCAACTAGACAAGCACAACGTTTGATTTCCGGCACTGCATCAGGTAAAGGTTATACATTACCATTAGAACTTGCGGTATCGTACAAAGCTGAAAATGCAATAACGATTTTGAAACcgatgaaagagataacTACGAAAGAAACTGCTATCTATTCATATCTAAAAGGCTGGAATGGATTCATaagaaatgaaaggaaatggGATAACGCAGGTCCAAAGAGTAAAAAAGATTCAAGGgggaaaggtgatatcaaaaGTTTAGAAAGTCTGACTGAGCGTGAGTCTTCTCTGACCATTAGTAACTCAAGAATGGGTCGCTGATCACTGCAATCGACAACAGTGTTCATCGCTACATTAGCCGTAACTCACCCTTCAACAGTTTCAACTATAAATAGAACAGGTGACAAGTTGATGTTCAcaggtgaaaaaggtcaagaagtTTCATGTCCAGTGTGTCAACTGTAAGTGATTGGCCATACAGTCGTCGTAACGAATGTACAAGCTGATCCATTCTCGCGACAACAGGCCAGTCGACCCTCACGCGTTGCAATGGAAATCGCGTACAGCGTTAACATCTCTTCCCACCAAAACCATCGCGgacatatcatcacctgatgacgagaagaatgagaaattgGCAACACTACTTTGTTATGCTTGTTTAACTACTTTTACACCCCCGACAGTGGTTGCAAAGGCGTTAAGAAGCGATACAGAACCGGTGCAGCTACCTTACTGGATCGGAGAGAACGTAAGGCGGAAAGTGGCAAGAGtggagatgaaagaggataTAAAGGATTTTTTGATCGGAGAGGAATAGGAGCAGTTATTACGTTGAGGATGTTCGCCAGGTACAATCGCATTTGCACTTACATCATGCAAGTCATTTGAGACTCCTATATAAGCAATCAATCGATACCGTTCTATCTATACAATACACATCATGCTACAGTCTATATCAAAcccttttccttcaatttcttctctacAGCTCTTTCGATCAAACCTTCTATCCTACTCGTACTGCCCAGAACATACTTACCTACACAATCAACTTCTACGTTGACTGTGTCGCCTTCTTTCTTATTCGTCAAAGTCAACTTTTCTTGTGAATGAGCGATCAACATGATCCCAAATGACCTTTTTGCGTCATCGACAAAAGTGATTGTCAAAGAAGCTCCATCGAGTGTCACATAACCTTTTTCGATCACATAAGGAAGTAAAGTTGTTTCAGATGGGAATTGGAATGAGTATCGAATTGAATCGCCATCTGGCACACGAGAGATGATAGTAGCTGTTGAATCGACGTGGCCCTGTACGATAGATGGTCAGCGTGTATCGCGAATAACATACAACAAGAGTTAATACAGTTCACTTACTTGAACCATATGACCACCAAATCTGGTTTTACCACTCATAGCTCTTTCACAATTAACTTTATCACCGATATTCAATTTACCCAAATTCGTCCTTGATAAAGTCTCAGGAGCTAATCCAACGACGAATGAATCTTTATTGAATTCAGTAACGGTCAAACAAGCACCATTAACACAAATCGAATCTCCTATTTGACAATCATCTAAAATagattctgaatctgaaatGGTCATTGTAAATCCCCCTTTATCCACATCGTGTTCGAATTttgtttgatcatgatttGATGTCGATGGATCGTTTATCTTTGATACTGTCGATGTATGTTCGATCTTTTCCACAGATTGATTCGATCAGTCATCTGTATATAAtcgaatcatcaaatcactcactaAACCTGTGAACATGGTGAATGATAATCCAATTGACGGGGTTTTGAGAGAGTGACTCAAACGATGACTGACGTCTGTTGCTTAACAGGATGAATGCATCTAAGAGGATATGCTTACCAACGTAGATGAACACATGAAACTTAAATTAGACTCCCACTTTATGTCGTGTACCAAAACCTGAATCCCGCGAAAGAAAGCACAACATTGAATTGTTCCCTTTTTCTAAATACCATCCTCACGCTCCATCTGACCTTTTATCACACTCTATCAGAACAGCAT
This genomic stretch from Kwoniella shivajii chromosome 3, complete sequence harbors:
- a CDS encoding riboflavin synthase, alpha subunit; protein product: MFTGLIEHTSTVSKINDPSTSNHDQTKFEHDVDKGGFTMTISDSESILDDCQIGDSICVNGACLTVTEFNKDSFVVGLAPETLSRTNLGKLNIGDKVNCERAMSGKTRFGGHMVQGHVDSTATIISRVPDGDSIRYSFQFPSETTLLPYVIEKGYVTLDGASLTITFVDDAKRSFGIMLIAHSQEKLTLTNKKEGDTVNVEVDCVGKYVLGSTSRIEGLIERAVEKKLKEKGLI